A region from the Beduinella massiliensis genome encodes:
- a CDS encoding carbohydrate ABC transporter permease, producing MSTKHRKLRLYAWWVPVAFLLPHLIVFLCFNIFPILTGVYASFTKWTLGKQPVWVGLSNYASLLTEQTSMYYWQLRWGLASTVKFVLLCVPFRILVPLALALLLSTKCRGHKLLQTCYYLPSLLSLSVVMVSWRYMFDSNAGIINNFLGLGKLQWTTASPYNWIALIFITVWWGCGSNLIIYQSALAGVSTEILEAASVDGANAFQRFLHVTIPSIRFPLQYTLITSVIAEFGIWGQPDMFNKGGPTLEVVNGINHQANKMIMQYIAESGFGSSGVNAGIASSMALILGILIFFVSLLQFGAMRRGND from the coding sequence TTGTCCACAAAGCATCGCAAACTAAGGCTCTACGCCTGGTGGGTTCCTGTCGCCTTTTTGCTGCCGCATCTGATCGTATTCCTCTGCTTTAACATCTTTCCGATCCTCACCGGCGTGTACGCCTCTTTTACGAAGTGGACGCTCGGCAAGCAGCCGGTCTGGGTGGGACTGTCAAACTACGCGTCCCTCCTGACGGAACAGACCTCCATGTACTATTGGCAGCTTCGCTGGGGGCTCGCAAGCACCGTCAAGTTCGTGCTCCTGTGCGTCCCCTTCAGGATCCTCGTGCCCCTGGCGCTCGCGCTGCTGCTGAGCACGAAGTGCCGCGGGCATAAGCTGCTCCAGACCTGCTATTACCTGCCCTCGCTCCTGTCGCTTTCCGTCGTCATGGTCTCCTGGCGCTACATGTTCGACAGCAACGCGGGCATCATCAACAACTTTCTGGGGCTGGGAAAGCTGCAATGGACCACCGCCTCGCCCTATAACTGGATCGCCCTGATCTTCATCACCGTCTGGTGGGGCTGTGGAAGCAACCTGATCATCTATCAGTCGGCCCTCGCGGGCGTCTCCACCGAGATTCTGGAGGCCGCCTCCGTCGACGGGGCCAACGCCTTTCAGCGCTTTCTTCACGTGACCATCCCCTCCATCCGGTTTCCGCTGCAATACACGCTGATCACCAGCGTCATCGCGGAATTTGGCATCTGGGGCCAGCCGGACATGTTCAACAAGGGCGGGCCGACGCTCGAGGTCGTGAACGGCATCAACCATCAGGCGAACAAGATGATCATGCAGTACATCGCCGAGAGCGGCTTTGGCAGCTCCGGCGTCAACGCGGGCATCGCCTCGTCCATGGCGCTCATCCTGGGCATCCTCATATTCTTCGTGTCGCTGCTGCAGTTTGGCGCAATGCGCCGGGGGAACGATTAA
- a CDS encoding extracellular solute-binding protein has protein sequence MKKIFAILLCLSMMGACILPASAQAPVEIELWTLFTGDDGTTMTGIVDDFNAAQSDVHLTHVAIDRENLYTKLALAMNDPAALPDVFVTYSYDVARFVELGYIQPMDETLASLGDFDFAIDKYHDACAALNYYDGKRYCVSLDFPTWGMYVNDALAEQYCPEVLEDGIVTWDEIRAVGERLKEQGVEDVAVLSASWARNDLLASYLDLAGTYASEDGTTLALDKDAVASMIDLWKGCYDAGYLWQEGDDASTLFALEETIFYTGGTWNMSAVKEYGFDFSFIAGPQTSADDTPTLFGASHAFMMPNKACSAEEQRAIASFIHYFYEHSIDWAQAGSIVASKATAASEEYQALPQAFVSNNYNISNPNYVYSQLLFDVLDGLGWEGVYGRISAEEFAQTWEKQTLEKIAAQ, from the coding sequence ATGAAGAAAATCTTTGCGATCCTGCTCTGCCTGTCGATGATGGGCGCGTGCATCCTTCCCGCCTCGGCGCAGGCGCCGGTGGAAATCGAACTGTGGACGCTCTTTACGGGAGACGACGGCACCACGATGACCGGCATCGTGGACGACTTCAACGCCGCCCAAAGCGACGTGCATTTGACGCACGTCGCGATCGACCGCGAAAACCTGTACACCAAGCTGGCGCTGGCCATGAACGACCCGGCCGCGCTGCCGGACGTCTTCGTCACCTATTCCTACGACGTGGCCCGCTTTGTCGAACTGGGCTACATTCAGCCGATGGATGAGACGCTCGCGTCGCTCGGCGACTTCGACTTTGCCATCGACAAGTACCACGACGCGTGCGCGGCGCTGAACTATTACGACGGCAAGCGCTACTGCGTGTCGCTCGACTTCCCGACCTGGGGCATGTACGTCAACGACGCCCTCGCCGAGCAGTATTGCCCGGAGGTGCTGGAGGACGGCATCGTCACCTGGGACGAGATCAGGGCGGTCGGAGAGCGGCTGAAGGAGCAGGGCGTGGAGGACGTCGCCGTGCTTTCGGCGAGCTGGGCACGCAACGACCTGCTGGCGTCCTATCTCGACCTGGCCGGGACCTACGCCTCCGAGGACGGCACGACGCTCGCGCTCGACAAGGACGCGGTCGCTTCGATGATCGACCTGTGGAAGGGCTGCTACGACGCGGGATACCTGTGGCAGGAGGGAGACGACGCCTCCACGCTGTTCGCGCTGGAGGAGACGATCTTCTACACGGGCGGCACGTGGAACATGAGCGCCGTGAAGGAATACGGCTTTGACTTCTCCTTCATCGCGGGTCCGCAGACCTCCGCGGACGACACGCCCACGCTCTTCGGCGCTTCCCACGCGTTCATGATGCCCAACAAGGCGTGCAGCGCGGAGGAACAGCGCGCCATCGCTTCCTTTATCCATTACTTTTACGAGCACTCGATCGACTGGGCGCAGGCAGGCTCCATCGTCGCCTCCAAGGCGACCGCGGCGAGCGAGGAATATCAGGCGCTTCCGCAGGCGTTTGTCAGCAACAACTACAACATCTCCAACCCGAACTACGTCTACTCGCAGCTCCTGTTCGACGTGCTCGACGGCCTGGGCTGGGAGGGCGTGTACGGCCGGATCAGCGCGGAGGAATTCGCGCAGACCTGGGAAAAGCAGACGCTGGAGAAGATCGCCGCACAGTAA
- a CDS encoding helix-turn-helix domain-containing protein — translation MLRVTEAQMDWVEKAGTELDRRAGLTTYIVAQYLTRLDLRIDGEEMPAERGSILILEPNVPHYYRCPEELLHHWFHVEGDLTGLMQKYAILPNRLYNLKNTNEISALFRQISMTHHDKGAFREDYIQLKIEELFITMAMQLSLQKAASEMSYSTIVRLKELRFSILAHPEYDWTVAEMARRLYLSESYFYQLYRRCFGITPTQDLIGIRIERARTLLLHDCTVAAAAEKCGYSSVYHFIRQFKRLVGTTPYQFKKC, via the coding sequence GTGCTGCGGGTTACGGAGGCCCAGATGGACTGGGTGGAAAAGGCGGGTACGGAGCTCGACCGCAGGGCGGGGCTTACGACCTACATCGTCGCGCAGTACCTGACGCGCCTTGACCTTCGCATCGACGGCGAGGAGATGCCGGCGGAGCGCGGCTCCATCCTGATCCTTGAGCCGAACGTCCCGCACTACTACCGCTGCCCGGAGGAACTGCTGCACCACTGGTTTCACGTCGAGGGCGACCTGACCGGCCTAATGCAAAAGTACGCAATCCTGCCCAACCGTCTGTACAACCTCAAAAACACGAACGAAATATCCGCGCTCTTTCGTCAAATATCCATGACGCACCACGACAAGGGAGCGTTCCGCGAGGACTACATCCAGCTGAAAATCGAGGAGCTGTTCATCACGATGGCCATGCAGCTCAGCCTGCAGAAGGCGGCCAGCGAGATGAGCTACAGCACGATCGTGCGCCTGAAGGAGCTGCGCTTCTCCATCCTCGCGCATCCGGAATACGACTGGACCGTCGCTGAAATGGCCAGGAGGCTCTACCTCAGCGAGTCGTACTTTTACCAGCTCTACCGCCGGTGTTTCGGCATCACGCCCACGCAGGACCTGATCGGCATCCGCATCGAACGGGCGCGCACGCTGCTGCTGCACGACTGCACGGTCGCCGCGGCTGCGGAAAAGTGCGGGTATTCGAGCGTCTATCACTTCATCCGCCAGTTCAAGCGCCTCGTGGGCACGACCCCTTATCAGTTCAAGAAGTGCTGA
- a CDS encoding galactose-1-epimerase: protein MSIVRAPFGVMPSGEAVDQYTLQSEDGSAVSIITYGGTLTSIRVPDRTGKLADVCLGFDTLEKYLHVPGYMGALIGRYANRIGDSRFELNGREYRLFANEGRNTLHGGKIGFNQKVWKAETASEEGLDSLILTCESADGEEGYPGNLSVRVTYSFGEGELTLHYEAVSDQDTVINLTNHCYFNLAGHASGTVNDHFMQINADRFTVVRDDCIPTGELRPVEGTPFDLRGSVRIADGLARMDEDEQMRFGKGYDHNFVIAREGEGISKAAELFDPATGRVMETFTDMPGVQFYGGNMLECDFDGKDGVRYAPHGGLCLETQFFPDSPNQPDFPSCVLRAGDKYDYTTVYKFSVREDA, encoded by the coding sequence ATGAGCATTGTGCGCGCCCCGTTTGGCGTCATGCCCTCGGGCGAAGCTGTCGACCAATATACCCTGCAAAGCGAGGACGGCAGCGCCGTATCGATCATTACCTACGGCGGGACGCTGACCTCCATCCGCGTGCCCGATCGCACCGGAAAGCTCGCAGACGTTTGCCTGGGCTTTGACACGCTCGAAAAATACCTGCACGTGCCCGGATATATGGGCGCCCTGATCGGGCGCTACGCCAACCGCATCGGGGACAGCCGCTTTGAACTGAACGGCAGGGAGTACCGCCTTTTCGCCAACGAAGGCAGGAACACGCTGCACGGCGGCAAGATTGGGTTCAACCAGAAGGTTTGGAAGGCCGAGACCGCGAGCGAGGAAGGGCTGGACAGCCTGATCCTCACCTGCGAGAGCGCGGACGGGGAAGAGGGATACCCCGGAAACCTCAGCGTGCGCGTCACCTATTCCTTTGGGGAGGGCGAGCTCACCCTCCATTACGAGGCCGTGAGCGATCAGGACACGGTCATCAACCTGACGAACCACTGCTACTTCAACCTGGCGGGCCACGCGAGCGGCACCGTGAACGACCATTTCATGCAGATCAACGCCGACCGCTTCACGGTCGTGCGGGACGACTGCATCCCCACCGGCGAGCTGCGTCCCGTGGAAGGCACACCGTTCGACCTGCGGGGCAGCGTTCGCATCGCGGACGGCCTTGCCCGCATGGACGAGGACGAGCAGATGCGCTTTGGAAAGGGATACGACCACAACTTCGTCATCGCCCGCGAGGGCGAGGGCATCAGCAAGGCGGCGGAGCTGTTTGATCCCGCCACCGGCCGCGTGATGGAGACGTTTACCGACATGCCCGGCGTGCAGTTCTACGGCGGAAACATGCTGGAATGCGACTTCGACGGCAAGGACGGCGTGCGCTACGCACCGCACGGAGGCCTGTGCCTGGAGACGCAGTTCTTCCCGGATTCGCCGAACCAGCCGGACTTTCCCTCCTGCGTGCTCCGCGCGGGCGACAAATACGACTACACGACGGTCTATAAATTTTCCGTACGCGAGGACGCGTAA
- a CDS encoding glycosyltransferase 87 family protein: MGNLPSRARRALACEKRACKIGAAVCLTLLYAVLLSFAGPLKSLTRFAVPADRTHFLLLTSLLLFAALLALALKKRLTLGAFGLAGAATALALVLRLGLLDQVSADYAAFLERWVDIFREGGFAMIKEEIGDYNLPYLYILALIARSPLPDLYLIKLVSICFDFALALMMMQMTERFIDENRRLLVYLLVLVIPTVWWNSAYWAQCDALYVFFVVACFYALLSDRPVLSVALLTVAFAFKLQTIFFFPMVLFGLLHRKYKWRHAVVFPAVYLLTIVPALLAGRSLLSALTIYAHQSMGQYTDRLTYNAPNLYQFFPQYEIANAPQWPWLRFLFADPESGGDGLALWSFDRASMEWLQNTTLIAAALVVIAVVYFLWKRRRFISYGQVWRMATFSALFLPMVLPKMHDRYFYMADMFSLLYGVRYPRRAAVPMLVIGASFASYMPFLTRARGVPMLAAAVMNIAALALIARDILKDMRAQQSFAGADGAGADAVTPERV, encoded by the coding sequence ATGGGAAATCTCCCTTCCCGCGCGCGCCGGGCGCTGGCCTGCGAGAAACGCGCCTGCAAAATTGGGGCGGCGGTCTGCCTCACCCTGCTCTACGCCGTCCTCCTCTCCTTTGCCGGCCCGCTGAAAAGCCTTACGCGCTTTGCGGTCCCGGCGGACCGCACGCACTTCCTCCTGCTGACCTCGCTGCTGCTGTTTGCGGCGCTCCTCGCGCTCGCCCTGAAAAAGCGCCTGACGCTCGGCGCCTTTGGGCTGGCGGGCGCGGCCACGGCGCTCGCGCTCGTGCTGCGGTTGGGGCTGCTCGACCAGGTTTCCGCGGACTACGCCGCCTTTTTAGAGCGTTGGGTGGACATCTTCCGCGAGGGCGGCTTTGCGATGATCAAGGAGGAGATCGGGGATTACAACCTGCCCTACCTCTACATCCTGGCGCTCATCGCGCGCAGCCCGCTCCCTGACCTGTACCTCATCAAGCTGGTCTCCATCTGCTTTGACTTCGCGCTGGCGCTGATGATGATGCAGATGACGGAACGCTTCATCGACGAAAACCGCCGCCTGCTCGTCTATCTGCTCGTGCTCGTCATCCCTACGGTCTGGTGGAACAGCGCCTATTGGGCACAGTGCGACGCGCTCTACGTCTTCTTCGTGGTGGCCTGCTTCTATGCGCTGCTCTCGGACCGTCCCGTGCTCTCGGTCGCGCTGCTCACCGTCGCCTTCGCGTTCAAGCTGCAGACGATCTTCTTCTTTCCGATGGTGCTCTTCGGCCTTCTGCACAGGAAGTACAAGTGGCGCCACGCGGTGGTGTTCCCGGCGGTCTACCTGCTCACCATCGTGCCCGCACTGCTGGCCGGGCGTTCGCTGCTCTCGGCGCTCACGATCTACGCCCATCAGTCGATGGGGCAGTACACGGACCGCCTGACGTACAACGCGCCCAACCTCTATCAGTTCTTCCCGCAGTATGAAATCGCCAACGCGCCTCAGTGGCCCTGGCTCCGCTTCCTGTTCGCGGACCCGGAAAGCGGCGGCGACGGGCTGGCGCTGTGGTCGTTTGACCGGGCGAGCATGGAGTGGCTGCAAAACACCACGCTGATCGCCGCCGCGCTGGTCGTCATCGCGGTGGTCTACTTCCTGTGGAAGCGCCGCAGGTTCATTTCCTACGGCCAGGTCTGGCGCATGGCGACGTTCAGCGCGCTCTTTCTGCCGATGGTGCTGCCGAAGATGCACGACCGCTACTTCTACATGGCGGACATGTTTTCACTCCTGTACGGCGTGCGCTACCCGCGGCGCGCCGCCGTGCCCATGCTCGTGATCGGCGCGTCGTTCGCCAGCTACATGCCCTTCCTGACGCGCGCGCGCGGCGTGCCGATGCTCGCCGCCGCCGTCATGAACATCGCGGCCCTCGCGCTCATCGCGCGCGACATCCTGAAGGACATGCGCGCGCAGCAGTCGTTTGCCGGGGCCGACGGCGCCGGGGCCGACGCCGTCACGCCTGAGCGCGTGTGA